A single window of Culicoides brevitarsis isolate CSIRO-B50_1 chromosome 3, AGI_CSIRO_Cbre_v1, whole genome shotgun sequence DNA harbors:
- the LOC134834329 gene encoding sarcalumenin, whose product MEKIRRFVNFVLLLTVFLTGICVAEDLPLENQCQPFIEKAINDLKKENDETASIENDSNTNIIPNLSSESLENQVSAESINLEENDFDSDENNTEQKNKSSDKSTDEEGDDEEGNVSENSVPENSNENNDDDDKKEKHNEVSNENSDDADDNDNENSNTENVSEIVSSENNQEKLNTEETESAETESNKISVEDEDNHSNEVEHLSLEEDKESTEEIGEKNDLKNSSKENSEANEIDEGTNEEVSQENTSLEDQKTEETDEEESQQKETLYEVENSEEASVNNIIEHENDKSDEKSKEIPEEQDNTESEIDTDENSDTETSTDDHPEEDLLLEFNVPTNLRDRSHISEILHLDKHSSDIEIAVDKAADIVLHDLKRIYDNAIKPLETVYKYRDLSNRHFGDPEIFSKPLVLLMGPWSGGKSTILNYLSGNEYTEHSIRSGAEPSPAYFNILMYGDETEELDGTQLAADWTFSGLQKFGQGMIDRLHGIKLKNELLKKINIVEIPGLLEVRKQVSRLFPFNDACQWFIDRADMIFLVYDPSKLDVGPETEAILDQLKGREYQTRILLNKADTVKPEELLRVQSALIWNISPLMSSAHPPTLYTVSLWSHPYKDGSPVRLLQAQERALLKDLQGAIEKRIENKIASARRFAVRIRNHAKMIDCYLTTYYNHKTLFGNKKQISDHIIENPSHYHIYEGLSTLTNISRYDLPNEDAYRDFFKLNPLYSFKRLAETCTYFRGCPINQLDIAISYQLPELVGKYKKILEQELTKITKDHVTED is encoded by the exons ATGGAAAAAATACGACGATTTGTCAATTTTGTATTGCTTCTAACAGTTTTTTTGACCG ggATATGTGTGGCAGAAGATCTTCCTTTAGAAAATCAATGTCAGCCCTTTATTGAAAAAGCAATAAACgatttaaaaaaggaaaatgatGAAACCGCTTCTATAGAGAATGATTCAAATACAAATATAATTCCCAATTTATCTTCAGAATCGCTTGAAAATCAAGTTTCAGCAGAATCGATTAACTTAGAAGAAAATGATTTCGATTCTGACGAAAATaatacagaacaaaaaaacaagtCATCAGATAAAAGTACGGATGAGGAGggcgacgacgaagaaggaaATGTAAGCGAAAATTCTGTACCTGAAAATTCTAacgaaaataatgatgatgacgataaaaaagaaaaacataatGAAGTATCGAACGAAAATTCTGatgat gcAGATGACAATGACAATGAAAATTCTAATACTGAAAACGTCAGTGAAATTGTGTCTTCTGAAaacaatcaagaaaaattaaacactgAAGAAACAg aatctgCTGAGACagaatcaaacaaaatatcaGTAGAAGATGAAGATAATCATTCTAATGAGGTAGAACATTTATCATTGGAGGAAG ataaagaaTCTACTGAGGAAATAggcgaaaaaaatgacttgaaaaaCTCATCTAAAGAGAACTCAGAAGCTAATGAAATTGATGAAGGAACAAATGAAGAAG tatCACAAGAAAACACATCTTTAGAGGAccaaaaaactgaagaaacaGATGAAGAAGAAAGTCAACAAAAAG AAACATTATACGAAGTAGAAAATAGCGAAGAAGCATCGGTAAACAATATCATTGAACATGAAAATGACAAATCAGAtgaaaaaagcaaagaaataCCAGAGGAACAAGATAATACAGAAAGTGAAATAGATACCGACGAAAACTCTGATACGGAAACCTCAACCGATGATCATCCAGAAGAAGATCTCCTAttg gAGTTTAACGTCCCAACAAATTTAAGAGATCGTTCTCATATTTCTGAGATTTTACACCTTGATAAACATTCATCTGATATTGAGATAGCTGTCGATAAGGCAGCTGATATTGTTTTGCACGATCTGAAACGTATTTATGATAATGCTATTAAACCATTAGAAACAGTATATAAATATCGCGATCTTAGCAATCGTCATTTTGGTGATCCAGAAATATTTTCGAAGCCCTTAGTACTTTTGATGGGTCCTTGGAGTGGAGGCAAATCAacaatattgaattatttgtcTGGAAATGAGTACACTGAACACTCCATACGTAGTG GTGCCGAGCCTTCACCAGCATACTTCAATATATTAATGTACGGTGATGAAACAGAAGAACTAGATGGAACTCAATTGGCAGCTGACTGGACTTTTTCAGGTTTACAAAAGTTCGGTCAAGGAATGATAGACCGATTACACGGAATTAAGTTGAAAAACGAACTTTtgaaaaag ATAAACATTGTTGAGATTCCAGGATTATTGGAAGTCCGAAAACAAGTATCTCGCCTATTTCCTTTTAATGACGCATGTCAATGGTTCATTGACCGAGCTGATATGATATTTCTAGTATATGATCCTTCAAAGCTAGATGTAGGACCTGAAACAGAAGCTATTTTAGATCAACTGAAAGGACGTGAATACCAg acTAGGATATTACTTAACAAGGCGGACACTGTTAAGCCTGAAGAGCTGCTAAGGGTACAATCCGCTTTGATTTGGAATATCTCTCCGTTAATGTCATCTGCTCATCCACCAACGCTTTATACAGTCTCCCTATGGTCTCATCCTTATAAAGATGGATCACCAGTAAGGCTTTTGCAAGCACAAGAGCGAGCTTTATTAAAGGACCTTCAGGGTGCTATCGAAAAGcgaattgaaaacaaaattgcAAGCGCCCGTCGTTTTGCG gtacgcATTCGCAATCATGCGAAAATGATTGACTGCTATTTGACTACATACTACAATCACAAAACTTTATttggaaacaaaaaacaaatatcgGATCATATTATTGAGAATCCGTCTCACTATCATATTTATGAAGGACTTTCAACTTTGACTAATATATCACGCTATGATTTACCAAATGAAGATGCTTATAGAGACTTTTTCAAGTTGAATCCTCTTTATAGTTTTAAAAGATTAGCGGAAACTTGCACCTATTTTAGAGGATGTCCCATCAATCAACTTGATATTGCGATTTCTTATCAATTACCAGAATTAGTtggaaaatataagaaaattttggaacAAGAATTGACTAAAATTACTAAAGATCACGTTACGGAAGATTAA
- the LOC134834330 gene encoding protein BCCIP homolog, protein MSSKKKKIDSLNNENEEINVNFEGSTATSQDADGIKQLLLQLFLKAHINLTELADIIIGQNYIGSVIKQCYDDDEDLSEDEDPNLIFGITTIVSLENNLTLSCLEQITGFLLEKAENNSDDHILNIFKGALEGQKAGLLINERFVNIPAQISLPLFESLDAEMNQAISKNKPFDFSSLILISKFYRKVDGNGKLVEDILSNLEEECFAPFIIASFDYSVEKEADSGNWEEEDLKLIPFRKVSLIDAKKLSDMTKSLKNFLK, encoded by the exons atGTCTTCCAAGAAAAAGAAGATTGATTCACTTAACAATGAAAATGAG gaAATAAATGTCAACTTTGAAGGCAGTACCGCGACATCTCAAGATGCAGATGGTATTAAGCAATTATtgcttcaattatttttaaaagcgcATATAAATTTAACAGAATTGGCTGACATTATAATTG GACAAAATTACATAGGAAGTGTTATTAAACAATgttatgatgatgacgaagaTTTAAGTGAAGATGAAGAtcctaatttaatatttggaaTAACAACTATCGTTagtcttgaaaataatttaacactaTCCTGTTTAGAACAAATAACTGGATTTCTGCTagaaaaagcagaaaataatTCGGACGACCatattcttaacatttttaaggGGGCTCTGGAAGGTCAGAAAGCAGGATTATTGATTAATGAACGGTTTGTTAATATCCCAGCACAAATTTCGTTACCTCTTTTTGAAAGCTTAGACGCAGAAATGAATCAAGctatatctaaaaataaaccttttgatttttcttcactcATTTTAATAAGTAAGTTTTACCGCAAAGTCGATGGGAATGGCAAACTTGTTGAGGATATATTATCTAACTTAGAAGAAGAATGTTTCGCTCCATTTATTATTGCTTCATTCGATTATTCTGTAGAAAAAGAGGCTGATAGCGGAAATTGGGAAGAAGaagacttaaaattaattccctTTAGAAAAGTTTCTTTAATTGATGCTAAAAAACTGTCTGATATgacaaaatcattgaaaaattttctaaaataa
- the LOC134835315 gene encoding uncharacterized protein LOC134835315, whose translation MSRLTYLFIFGFLASSVYAASISNKPNDKIENNEELLSSIISDCFGPSNTMACLKEKVLTYLDTILGYKEESRSFSQQNIDEIIFNRVARILATNEIKVKLPNKIFEGITIKYNTVSGLDLETQEGRGHLLKKKLLFPVLLLLKLKMKALMPILVALVGFKAMKAYIMAKLALTLVIGFLVSQLVKKIGMKMPMQMNPMQMMQPPQPEYGAPIPPTTGSPSASYESSNNGWEGSNYNSRVWDSSNLGASHNLAYSGYYNPSSSSNLASNTYTGTGSSYSSYSAPLASSPTSSSLTSSTSSTSSSTSAHAY comes from the exons atgtctcGGTTGACGTATTTGTTTATATTCGGTTTTCTTGCTTCTTCTGTGTATGCAGCATCTATAAGTAATAAACCCAAtgacaaaattgaaaacaacgAAGAATTGCTATCGTCAATTATATCAGACTGTTTTGGTCCGAGTAATACAATGGCTTGTctcaaagaaaaagttttgacatATTTAGATACAATATTAGGATACAAAGAAGAATCACGATCATTTTCTCAgcaaaatattgatgaaatcatttttaatcgagTTGCTAGGATTTTAGCCACCAatgaaattaaagttaaattgcCGAACAAGATATTTGAaggaataacaataaaatataacacTGTCAGTGGATTGGATTTAGAAACTCAAGaag GCAGAGGTCatcttttaaagaagaaacttCTCTTTCCGGTTCTTTTGcttctcaaattaaaaatgaaagctCTAATGCCCATCCTTGTCGCATTAGTAGGTTTCAAAGCAATGAAAGCTTATATTATGGCTAAGTTAGCCTTGACATTGGTAATAGGGTTTTTGGTTTCTcagttagttaaaaaaattggtatgaAAATGCCAATGCAAATGAATCCAATGCAAATGATGCAACCACCACAACCTGAATATGGGGCCCCAATCCCACCAACAACAGGCTCACCATCCGCTTCGTATGAATCTAGTAATAATGGCTGGGAAGGCAGTAACTATAACTCACGTGTATGGGACTCTTCTAATTTAGGAGCCTCACACAATTTGGCGTACAGTGGTTATTACAATCCATCTAGTAGCTCAAACCTAGCCAGTAACACTTACACAGGAACAGGAAGTTCATATTCCAGCTATTCAGCACCGTTAGCTTCATCGCCAACTTCTTCCTCGTTAACAAGTTCCACTTCTAGTACATCCTCTTCTACATCAGCACATGcatactaa
- the LOC134835316 gene encoding uncharacterized protein LOC134835316 encodes MYKTYSFIICVTFLLTQTLASPAKSSDIEEMRSLCNDHNDAFSCIKFKALNFLNNIYNQDSFKLSDDVELRKNDYSGFQFSGRSDTDTLDKIQEFVQSHDVTVNVPSMGAKVTVSPRNLNSDEFSINVKLAEKNSNIGDARKSKLKKIAIPLMVFVLLKAMTLIPLALGVLGLKAWNALQLSFFSFVISVALAIFQLCKKIATDNHHPHITHAPWEAARSSQENKPKTDSQEMAYNAYL; translated from the exons aaacatATTCGTTCATAATTTGTGTAACGTTTTTGTTAACTCAGACCCTTGCTTCACCTGCTAAATCATCAGATATTGAAGAAATGCGATCCCTATGCAACGACCATAATGATGCATTTTCCTGTATTAAATTCAaagctttaaactttttaaacaacaTTTATAATCAAGATTCATTCAAA ttatCCGATGATGTTGAGTTAAGGAAAAACGATTACTCAGGCTTCCAATTCAGTGGACGTTCAGATACAGATACACTGgataaaattcaagaatttgtTCAAAGCCATGATGTCACAGTTAATGTCCCATCAATGGGAGCCAAAGTGACGGTTTCACcaagaaatttgaattcagatgaattttcaatcaatgtaaagttagctgaaaaaaatagtaacaTTGGAGACG cTCGAAAAtctaagttgaaaaaaattgcgattcctttgatggtttttgttttgttaaaagcAATGACTTTGATACCACTAGCTCTAGGCGTTCTTGGTTTGAAAGCATGGAATGCATTGCAATTATCTTTCTTTTCATTTGTTATCTCAGTTGCtttagcaatttttcaattatgtaaaaaaattgcaactgATAACCACCATCCTCACATTACTCATGCGCCATGGGAGGCAGCAAGGAGCAGTCAGGAAAACAAACCTAAAACTGACTCTCAAGAAATGGCATATAACGCATATTTATAA